From Nymphaea colorata isolate Beijing-Zhang1983 chromosome 6, ASM883128v2, whole genome shotgun sequence, a single genomic window includes:
- the LOC116256091 gene encoding cinnamoyl-CoA reductase 1-like, whose translation MCSLLVFESIPNTRSGQRERERESRREGKSGESRMENTAEEEVAVMSGGAIGGGETVVCVTGAGGYIASWLVKILLSKGYTVHGTVREPSDKKNEHLKNLENSEKLVLFKADLLNYGELYSAIVGCSGVFHVASPVPPGSVPNPEKELVEPAVDGTLNVLKASEAAEVKKIVFVSSAAAICMTPNPPENNFYDEECWSDTEYCRVTENWYCLSKTLAEKRALECAKERGLELVTVCPTFNLGPMLQNSVNASSLFLVKLLRGEKDTVANAVHGIVDVRDVAEALVLVYEKQEASGRYLCNAHCVRTCELVDILKRMYPNYKYPKEYTASSHERYLSSKKLQNLGWHFRPLEETLADSVESFRGHGLLE comes from the exons ATGTGCAGCCTTCTAGTGTTTGAGTCGATCCCCAACACGAGGAgcgggcagagagagagagagagagagagcaggagGGAAGGAAAGAGCGGGGAATCTAGGATGGAGAATAcggcggaggaggaggtggcggtGATGAGTGGTGGCGCCATTGGAGGAGGAGAGACGGTGGTGTGTGTGACGGGTGCTGGTGGGTACATAGCGTCTTGGCTTGTCAAGATCCTCCTCTCCAAAGGATACACTGTCCATGGTACCGTCAGGGAACCCA GTGACAAGAAAAATGAGCATTTGAAGAACTTGGAGAACTCTGAGAAATTGGTGCTTTTCAAAGCAGACCTACTAAATTATGGCGAATTGTACTCTGCAATCGTTGGATGTAGTGGAGTATTCCATGTCGCTAGTCCTGTTCCACCTGGCTCTGTTCCTAACCCCGAG AAAGAGTTGGTTGAACCTGCTGTGGATGGTACCCTGAATGTCCTCAAGGCATCAGAAGCTGCAGAGGTGAAAAAAATTGTCTTTGTGTCATCAGCTGCTGCTATTTGTATGACTCCAAATCCACCAGAGAATAATTTCTACGATGAGGAATGTTGGTCCGACACTGAATACTGCAGGGTAACAGAG AACTGGTATTGCCTTTCAAAAACATTGGCTGAAAAGCGTGCCTTGGAATGTGCAAAAGAGAGGGGCTTAGAACTTGTAACTGTTTGCCCAACCTTTAATCTGGGACCAATGCTGCAGAATTCTGTGAACGCCAGCAGCTTGTTTTTGGTCAAGCTTTTAAGAG GAGAGAAGGATACAGTAGCAAATGCTGTTCATGGTATAGTTGATGTCCGAGATGTGGCGGAGGCTTTGGTGCTGGTTTATGAAAAGCAAGAGGCTTCCGGGCGCTACTTGTGCAATGCACATTGTGTTAGAACATGCGAGTTGGTGGACATTTTGAAGCGCATGTATCCTAATTACAAATACCCTAAGGA GTACACTGCCAGTTCTCACGAACGTTATCTCTCTTCAAAGAAGTTGCAGAATCTGGGTTGGCATTTCAGGCCTTTGGAAGAAACCCTTGCCGATTCTGTTGAATCTTTTCGTGGGCATGGCCTTCTTGAatga
- the LOC116256092 gene encoding cinnamoyl-CoA reductase 1-like translates to MEYTPKEVAVMSGGAVGGGRLVVCVTGAGGYIASWLVKILLSKGYTVHVPLQVTSSLAGDKKNEHLKNLENSEKLVLFKADLLNYGELYSAIVGCSGVFHVASPVPLGSVPNPEKELVEPAVDGTLNVLKASADAEVKKIVFVSSTAAIFVTPNPPENNFYDEECWSDTEYCRVTENWYCVSKTLAEKRAWECAKERGLELVTVCPTLNLGPMLQNPVNASSLFLVKLLRGDKDTVPNAVRGIVDVRDVAEALVLVYEKQEASGRYLCSAHCVRTCELVDILKRMYPNYKYPKEYTASSHDDCLSSKKLQNLGWHFRPLEETLADSVESFRGHGLLE, encoded by the exons ATGGAGTATACGCCGAAGGAAGTGGCGGTGATGAGTGGTGGCGCCGTTGGAGGAGGACGGCTGGTGGTGTGTGTGACAGGTGCTGGTGGGTACATAGCCTCGTGGCTTGTCAAGATCCTCCTCTCCAAGGGATACACTGTCCATG TTCCCTTGCAGGTGACAAGTTCCCTTGCAGGTGACAAGAAAAATGAGCATTTGAAGAACTTGGAGAACTCTGAGAAATTGGTGCTTTTCAAAGCCGACCTACTAAATTATGGGGAATTGTACTCTGCAATCGTTGGATGTAGTGGAGTATTCCATGTCGCTAGTCCTGTTCCACTTGGCTCTGTACCTAACCCCGAG AAGGAGTTGGTTGAACCCGCCGTGGACGGTACCCTGAATGTCCTCAAGGCATCAGCAGATGCAGAGGTGAAAAAAATTGTCTTTGTGTCATCAACTGCCGCTATATTTGTGACTCCAAATCCACCAGAGAATAATTTCTACGATGAGGAATGTTGGTCCGACACTGAATATTGCAGGGTAACTGAG AACTGGTATTGCGTTTCAAAAACGTTGGCTGAAAAGCGTGCCTGGGAATGTGCAAAAGAGAGGGGCTTGGAACTTGTAACTGTTTGCCCAACCCTTAATCTGGGACCAATGCTGCAGAATCCTGTGAACGCCAGCAGCTTGTTTTTGGTCAAGCTATTAAGAG GAGACAAGGATACAGTACCAAATGCTGTTCGTGGTATAGTTGATGTCCGAGATGTGGCAGAGGCTTTGGTGCTGGTATATGAAAAGCAGGAGGCTTCCGGGCGCTACTTGTGCAGTGCACATTGTGTTAGAACATGCGAGTTGGTGGACATTTTGAAGCGCATGTATCCTAACTACAAATACCCTAAGGA GTACACTGCCAGTTCTCACGACGATTGTCTATCTTCGAAGAAGTTGCAGAATCTGGGTTGGCATTTCAGGCCTTTGGAGGAAACGCTTGCCGATTCTGTTGAATCTTTTCGTGGGCATGGCCTTCTTgaatga